The following coding sequences lie in one Cupriavidus sp. WKF15 genomic window:
- the nuoH gene encoding NADH-quinone oxidoreductase subunit NuoH, translating to MIDWITSQGQAIFGGAWTPLWILIRAVLIVVPLLLCVAYLILWERKLIGWMHVRLGPNRVGPLGLLQPIADVLKLLLKEVMTPTHVSKGMYLVAPLMVLMPAVAVWAVIPFQAEVVMANVNAGLLYVMAISSVGVYGVILAGWASNSKYAFLGGMRAAAQMVSYEIAMGFALVTVLMVSGSLNLSAIVNSQNAGYFADMGLNVLSWNWIPLLPMFGVYFISGVAETNRHPFDVVEGESEIVAGHMIEYSGMAFALFFLAEYINMIIISTMTALMFLGGWAPPFSSFLTNAIPGFFWLLIKVFLLLSVFIWIRASFPRYRYDQIMRLGWKVFIPLTVVWLIIVAIWIKSPWNIWH from the coding sequence ATGATCGACTGGATTACCTCGCAAGGCCAAGCCATCTTCGGTGGCGCCTGGACGCCGCTGTGGATCCTCATCCGTGCCGTGCTCATTGTGGTGCCGCTGCTGTTGTGCGTGGCCTACCTGATTCTGTGGGAGCGCAAGCTGATCGGCTGGATGCACGTGCGTCTGGGCCCGAACCGCGTGGGCCCATTGGGCCTGCTGCAGCCGATTGCCGACGTGCTGAAGTTGCTGCTCAAGGAAGTCATGACGCCGACGCACGTCAGCAAGGGCATGTACCTGGTTGCCCCGCTGATGGTGCTGATGCCGGCCGTGGCGGTCTGGGCCGTGATCCCGTTCCAGGCCGAAGTGGTGATGGCCAACGTCAACGCCGGCCTGCTGTACGTGATGGCGATCAGCTCGGTGGGCGTGTATGGCGTAATCCTGGCCGGCTGGGCCTCGAACTCCAAGTACGCGTTCCTGGGCGGCATGCGCGCCGCCGCGCAGATGGTGTCGTATGAAATCGCCATGGGCTTCGCCCTGGTGACCGTGCTGATGGTGTCGGGCAGCCTGAACCTGTCGGCCATCGTCAACAGCCAGAACGCGGGCTATTTCGCCGACATGGGCCTCAATGTCCTGTCGTGGAACTGGATTCCGCTGCTGCCGATGTTCGGGGTGTACTTCATCTCCGGCGTGGCCGAAACCAACCGCCACCCGTTCGACGTAGTGGAAGGCGAATCGGAAATCGTGGCTGGCCACATGATCGAATACTCGGGGATGGCGTTCGCGCTGTTCTTCCTGGCCGAGTACATCAACATGATCATCATCTCGACGATGACCGCGCTGATGTTCCTGGGCGGCTGGGCGCCTCCGTTCTCGAGCTTCTTGACCAACGCGATCCCCGGCTTCTTCTGGCTGCTGATCAAGGTATTCCTGCTGCTGTCGGTCTTCATCTGGATCCGTGCCTCGTTCCCGCGCTACCGCTATGACCAGATCATGCGCCTGGGCTGGAAGGTGTTCATCCCGCTGACCGTGGTGTGGCTGATCATCGTGGCGATCTGGATCAAGTCGCCGTGGAACATCTGGCACTGA
- the nuoG gene encoding NADH-quinone oxidoreductase subunit NuoG translates to MVELEIDGKKVEVAEGSLVMEAARKLGTYIPHFCYHRKLSIAANCRMCLVEVEKAPKALPACATPVTPGMKVFTNSEKAVKAQKSVMEFLLINHPLDCPICDQGGECQLQDLAVGYGASESRYKEEKRVVFHKNVGPLISMEEMTRCIHCTRCVRFGQEVAGVMELGMLNRGEHSEITTFVGQTVDSELSGNMIDLCPVGALTSKPFRYSARTWELARRKSVSPHDGLGANVVVQSKNQRVMRVLPLENEDINECWISDKDRFSYEGLNSADRLTRPLLKQGGEWIETDWQTALEYVANGLASIKRDHGADQIAALASPHSTLEELFLLGKLMRGLGSDNVDFRLRQSDFSAALKGAPWLGMPVADVSTLQRVLVIGSSLRKDHPLLASRLRQAGKKGARVAVLGAGGEDLLMPLAARIDVAPSGWTAALAGVARAVATAKGVAAPAGTEGFDGGDVARKAAEALLSGERRAVFLGNEAVRHPQFAALHALAQWIATETGATLGFLTEAANTVGGYIAGALPKQGGANAQAMLESPRKAYVLLNTEPEFDVADPQKALAALAQAGTVVVLSPFRSEAAMQYADVILPVTPFTETAGTFVNCEGLPQSFNGVVRALGESRPGWKVLRVLGNLLDVAGFDYDSAEAVRAEVLAGPVAPQLSNATDAPIRVTAAAANGIERIADVPIYHADPIVRRAESLQLTAAARRAQQVALSADLFAGLGIQSGDPVRVTQGEGSVVLPGVLENTLPANTVRVPAATPAAMSLGAMFGTVKVEKAVDLSAGQKAAATAGAA, encoded by the coding sequence ATGGTTGAACTCGAGATCGACGGCAAGAAGGTAGAGGTTGCAGAAGGCAGCCTGGTGATGGAAGCCGCCCGCAAGCTGGGCACCTACATCCCGCACTTCTGCTACCACCGCAAACTGTCCATCGCGGCGAACTGCCGCATGTGCCTGGTTGAGGTTGAAAAGGCGCCCAAGGCGCTGCCCGCCTGCGCCACGCCCGTGACGCCTGGCATGAAGGTCTTCACCAATTCGGAGAAGGCCGTCAAGGCGCAGAAGTCCGTGATGGAATTCCTGCTGATCAACCACCCGCTCGACTGCCCGATCTGCGATCAGGGCGGCGAATGCCAGCTGCAGGATCTGGCCGTGGGCTACGGTGCATCGGAGTCGCGCTACAAGGAAGAGAAGCGCGTGGTGTTCCACAAGAACGTGGGCCCGCTGATCTCCATGGAGGAGATGACCCGCTGCATCCACTGCACCCGCTGCGTGCGCTTCGGCCAGGAAGTGGCCGGCGTGATGGAGCTGGGCATGCTGAACCGCGGCGAGCACTCGGAAATCACGACCTTCGTCGGCCAGACCGTGGATTCGGAACTGTCCGGCAACATGATCGACCTGTGTCCGGTCGGCGCGCTGACCAGCAAGCCGTTCCGCTACTCGGCCCGTACCTGGGAACTGGCTCGCCGCAAGTCGGTGTCGCCGCACGACGGCCTCGGTGCCAATGTCGTGGTCCAGAGCAAGAACCAGCGCGTCATGCGCGTGCTGCCGCTCGAGAACGAGGACATCAACGAGTGCTGGATCTCGGACAAGGACCGCTTCTCGTATGAAGGCCTGAACAGCGCCGACCGACTGACCCGTCCGCTGCTGAAGCAGGGCGGCGAGTGGATCGAGACCGACTGGCAGACCGCGCTCGAATATGTGGCCAATGGCCTGGCGAGCATCAAGCGCGACCATGGCGCAGACCAGATCGCTGCGCTGGCGAGCCCGCACAGCACGCTCGAAGAGCTGTTCCTGCTGGGCAAGCTGATGCGCGGCCTGGGCAGCGACAACGTCGACTTCCGCCTGCGCCAGTCCGACTTCTCGGCAGCGCTGAAGGGCGCGCCGTGGCTCGGCATGCCGGTGGCTGACGTGTCCACGCTGCAACGCGTGCTGGTGATCGGCTCGTCGCTGCGCAAGGACCACCCGCTGCTGGCATCGCGCCTGCGCCAGGCTGGCAAGAAGGGCGCACGCGTTGCCGTGCTGGGCGCCGGCGGCGAAGACCTGCTGATGCCGCTGGCCGCGCGTATCGACGTGGCGCCGTCGGGCTGGACCGCAGCGCTGGCCGGTGTCGCTCGCGCCGTGGCAACTGCAAAGGGTGTGGCCGCACCGGCTGGTACCGAAGGCTTTGATGGTGGCGATGTTGCCCGCAAGGCCGCGGAGGCCCTGCTGTCGGGCGAGCGCCGTGCCGTGTTCCTCGGCAACGAGGCCGTGCGTCATCCGCAATTCGCCGCGCTGCATGCGCTGGCACAGTGGATCGCCACGGAAACGGGCGCCACGCTCGGCTTCCTGACCGAGGCTGCCAACACCGTCGGCGGTTACATCGCCGGCGCGCTGCCGAAGCAGGGCGGTGCCAACGCACAGGCGATGCTCGAATCGCCGCGCAAGGCCTACGTGCTGCTCAACACCGAGCCGGAGTTCGACGTTGCCGACCCGCAGAAGGCCCTGGCCGCGCTGGCCCAGGCTGGCACTGTGGTGGTGCTGTCGCCGTTCCGTTCGGAAGCGGCCATGCAGTATGCCGACGTGATCCTGCCGGTCACGCCGTTCACGGAAACCGCGGGCACCTTCGTCAACTGCGAAGGGCTGCCGCAAAGCTTCAACGGTGTCGTGCGTGCGCTTGGCGAATCGCGTCCGGGCTGGAAGGTCCTGCGCGTGCTGGGCAACCTGCTGGACGTCGCCGGTTTCGACTACGACAGTGCGGAAGCCGTCCGCGCCGAAGTGCTGGCCGGCCCGGTTGCACCGCAACTGAGCAATGCCACCGATGCGCCGATCCGCGTGACCGCGGCCGCTGCCAATGGCATCGAGCGCATTGCCGATGTGCCGATCTACCACGCCGACCCGATCGTGCGCCGCGCCGAATCGCTGCAGCTGACCGCCGCGGCCCGCCGCGCGCAGCAGGTGGCGCTGTCGGCCGACCTGTTCGCCGGCCTGGGCATCCAGTCGGGTGATCCGGTCCGCGTGACGCAGGGCGAAGGCAGCGTGGTGTTGCCGGGCGTGCTGGAAAACACGCTGCCGGCCAACACCGTGCGCGTCCCGGCCGCAACCCCGGCTGCGATGAGCCTCGGTGCGATGTTCGGTACGGTCAAGGTCGAGAAGGCCGTGGACCTGTCCGCCGGCCAGAAGGCTGCGGCAACGGCCGGGGCGGCCTGA